One Channa argus isolate prfri chromosome 15, Channa argus male v1.0, whole genome shotgun sequence DNA segment encodes these proteins:
- the pbx4 gene encoding pre-B-cell leukemia transcription factor 4 isoform X1, with amino-acid sequence MDDQTRMMTGLTGLGGLPQGDVGDPDSVRKQQSLGQPQQDIGDILQQIMAITDESLDEAQARCWPEESPAHWGGADDPTEGGRAGGGMAGGGLPLNFQHRKHALNCHRMKPALFSVLCEIKEKTVLSIRGVQEEDPPDPQIMRLDNMLLAEGVSGPEKGGGSAAAAAAAAAAGGSPTDSSIEHSDYRAKLAQIRQIYHSELEKYEQACSEFTNHVMNLLREQSRTRPISPKEIERMVAIIHRKFSSIQMQLKQSTCEAVMILRSRFLDARRKRRNFNKQATEVLNEYFYSHLSNPYPSEEAKEELAKKCGITVSQVSNWFGNKRIRYKKNIGKFQEEANLYAVKTAVDAANVSAQASQANSPATPNSGSPGSYRLSHTGDAYLGLRSINGEGLNITPSLHQEDTLHRATHLTGGYEELSGSGLYTPHCLDANSWQDTTNPPSVTSPPGPPGSVHSDTSN; translated from the exons atGGATGATCAGACCAGGATGATGACGGGTCTCACCGGACTAGGTGGACTGCCACAAGGCGATGTTGGTGACCCAGACTCGGTCAGGAAACAGCAGTCTCTCGGGCAGCCTCAGCAAGACATAGGGGATATCTTACAACAAATAATGGCCATCACCGACGAAAGCCTGGACGAAGCACAGGCCAG ATGCTGGCCAGAGGAATCGCCGGCGCATTGGGGTGGAGCAGACGACcccacagagggagggagagcagGGGGGGGCATGGCAGGGGGTGGCCTGCCTCTCAACTTCCAGCACAG GAAGCATGCCCTGAACTGTCACAGAATGAAGCCAGCCCTCTTCAGCGTTCTCTGTGAGATCAAAGAGAAGACGG TGCTGAGTATACGAGGTGTGCAGGAGGAAGACCCCCCAGATCCCCAAATCATGCGGTTGGACAACATGTTGCTTGCTGAGGGTGTGTCAGGACCAGAAAAAGGTGGAGGAtcggctgcagcagctgcagccgcAGCAGCAGCTGGGGGCTCGCCCACCGACAGCAGCATTGAACACTCTGACTACAGAGCCAAGCTTGCTCAAATTCGCCAGATATATCATTCTGAGCTGGAGAAGTATGAGCAG GCCTGCAGTGAGTTCACCAACCATGTAATGAACCTGCTGAGAGAGCAGTCTCGCACACGGCCCATCTCTCCCAAGGAGATTGAGCGCATGGTGGCCATCATCCACCGCAAGTTCAGCTCCATTCAGATGCAGCTCAAACAGAGCACCTGCGAGGCAGTCATGATCCTGCGCTCACGCTTCCTTGATGccag ACGTAAGAGGCGTAACTTCAACAAGCAAGCTACTGAGGTGCTGAACGAATATTTCTACTCCCACTTATCTAACCCTTACCCTAGTGAGGAAGCTAAGGAGGAACTGGCTAAAAAGTGTGGGATCACTGTGTCTCAG GTCTCTAATTGGTTTGGCAACAAGAGAATACGCTACAAGAAGAACATTGGTAAGTTCCAGGAGGAAGCAAACCTCTACGCAGTTAAAACAGCGGTGGATGCTGCCAATGTGTCGGCGCAGGCTAGCCAGGCCAACTCTCCGGCAACGCCCAACTCAG GGTCACCGGGGTCATACAGGTTGTCTCACACAGGCGATGCCTACCTTGGTCTGCGTTCTATCAACGGGGAGGGTCTCAACATCACCCCCTCTCTGCACCAG GAGGATACCCTGCACCGTGCTACACACCTGACGGGCGGCTATGAGGAGCTGTCGGGTAGTGGCCTCTACACCCCTCATTGCCTGGAT GCTAACAGCTGGCAGGACACCACCAACCCCCCTTCGGTCACCTCCcctcctggtcctcctggcAGCGTCCACTCAGATACCTCCAACTGA
- the pbx4 gene encoding pre-B-cell leukemia transcription factor 4 isoform X2, which produces MDDQTRMMTGLTGLGGLPQGDVGDPDSVRKQQSLGQPQQDIGDILQQIMAITDESLDEAQARKHALNCHRMKPALFSVLCEIKEKTVLSIRGVQEEDPPDPQIMRLDNMLLAEGVSGPEKGGGSAAAAAAAAAAGGSPTDSSIEHSDYRAKLAQIRQIYHSELEKYEQACSEFTNHVMNLLREQSRTRPISPKEIERMVAIIHRKFSSIQMQLKQSTCEAVMILRSRFLDARRKRRNFNKQATEVLNEYFYSHLSNPYPSEEAKEELAKKCGITVSQVSNWFGNKRIRYKKNIGKFQEEANLYAVKTAVDAANVSAQASQANSPATPNSGSPGSYRLSHTGDAYLGLRSINGEGLNITPSLHQEDTLHRATHLTGGYEELSGSGLYTPHCLDANSWQDTTNPPSVTSPPGPPGSVHSDTSN; this is translated from the exons atGGATGATCAGACCAGGATGATGACGGGTCTCACCGGACTAGGTGGACTGCCACAAGGCGATGTTGGTGACCCAGACTCGGTCAGGAAACAGCAGTCTCTCGGGCAGCCTCAGCAAGACATAGGGGATATCTTACAACAAATAATGGCCATCACCGACGAAAGCCTGGACGAAGCACAGGCCAG GAAGCATGCCCTGAACTGTCACAGAATGAAGCCAGCCCTCTTCAGCGTTCTCTGTGAGATCAAAGAGAAGACGG TGCTGAGTATACGAGGTGTGCAGGAGGAAGACCCCCCAGATCCCCAAATCATGCGGTTGGACAACATGTTGCTTGCTGAGGGTGTGTCAGGACCAGAAAAAGGTGGAGGAtcggctgcagcagctgcagccgcAGCAGCAGCTGGGGGCTCGCCCACCGACAGCAGCATTGAACACTCTGACTACAGAGCCAAGCTTGCTCAAATTCGCCAGATATATCATTCTGAGCTGGAGAAGTATGAGCAG GCCTGCAGTGAGTTCACCAACCATGTAATGAACCTGCTGAGAGAGCAGTCTCGCACACGGCCCATCTCTCCCAAGGAGATTGAGCGCATGGTGGCCATCATCCACCGCAAGTTCAGCTCCATTCAGATGCAGCTCAAACAGAGCACCTGCGAGGCAGTCATGATCCTGCGCTCACGCTTCCTTGATGccag ACGTAAGAGGCGTAACTTCAACAAGCAAGCTACTGAGGTGCTGAACGAATATTTCTACTCCCACTTATCTAACCCTTACCCTAGTGAGGAAGCTAAGGAGGAACTGGCTAAAAAGTGTGGGATCACTGTGTCTCAG GTCTCTAATTGGTTTGGCAACAAGAGAATACGCTACAAGAAGAACATTGGTAAGTTCCAGGAGGAAGCAAACCTCTACGCAGTTAAAACAGCGGTGGATGCTGCCAATGTGTCGGCGCAGGCTAGCCAGGCCAACTCTCCGGCAACGCCCAACTCAG GGTCACCGGGGTCATACAGGTTGTCTCACACAGGCGATGCCTACCTTGGTCTGCGTTCTATCAACGGGGAGGGTCTCAACATCACCCCCTCTCTGCACCAG GAGGATACCCTGCACCGTGCTACACACCTGACGGGCGGCTATGAGGAGCTGTCGGGTAGTGGCCTCTACACCCCTCATTGCCTGGAT GCTAACAGCTGGCAGGACACCACCAACCCCCCTTCGGTCACCTCCcctcctggtcctcctggcAGCGTCCACTCAGATACCTCCAACTGA
- the pbx4 gene encoding pre-B-cell leukemia transcription factor 4 isoform X3, translating to MDDQTRMMTGLTGLGGLPQGDVGDPDSVRKQQSLGQPQQDIGDILQQIMAITDESLDEAQARCWPEESPAHWGGADDPTEGGRAGGGMAGGGLPLNFQHRKHALNCHRMKPALFSVLCEIKEKTVLSIRGVQEEDPPDPQIMRLDNMLLAEGVSGPEKGGGSAAAAAAAAAAGGSPTDSSIEHSDYRAKLAQIRQIYHSELEKYEQACSEFTNHVMNLLREQSRTRPISPKEIERMVAIIHRKFSSIQMQLKQSTCEAVMILRSRFLDARRKRRNFNKQATEVLNEYFYSHLSNPYPSEEAKEELAKKCGITVSQVSNWFGNKRIRYKKNIGKFQEEANLYAVKTAVDAANVSAQASQANSPATPNSGGYPAPCYTPDGRL from the exons atGGATGATCAGACCAGGATGATGACGGGTCTCACCGGACTAGGTGGACTGCCACAAGGCGATGTTGGTGACCCAGACTCGGTCAGGAAACAGCAGTCTCTCGGGCAGCCTCAGCAAGACATAGGGGATATCTTACAACAAATAATGGCCATCACCGACGAAAGCCTGGACGAAGCACAGGCCAG ATGCTGGCCAGAGGAATCGCCGGCGCATTGGGGTGGAGCAGACGACcccacagagggagggagagcagGGGGGGGCATGGCAGGGGGTGGCCTGCCTCTCAACTTCCAGCACAG GAAGCATGCCCTGAACTGTCACAGAATGAAGCCAGCCCTCTTCAGCGTTCTCTGTGAGATCAAAGAGAAGACGG TGCTGAGTATACGAGGTGTGCAGGAGGAAGACCCCCCAGATCCCCAAATCATGCGGTTGGACAACATGTTGCTTGCTGAGGGTGTGTCAGGACCAGAAAAAGGTGGAGGAtcggctgcagcagctgcagccgcAGCAGCAGCTGGGGGCTCGCCCACCGACAGCAGCATTGAACACTCTGACTACAGAGCCAAGCTTGCTCAAATTCGCCAGATATATCATTCTGAGCTGGAGAAGTATGAGCAG GCCTGCAGTGAGTTCACCAACCATGTAATGAACCTGCTGAGAGAGCAGTCTCGCACACGGCCCATCTCTCCCAAGGAGATTGAGCGCATGGTGGCCATCATCCACCGCAAGTTCAGCTCCATTCAGATGCAGCTCAAACAGAGCACCTGCGAGGCAGTCATGATCCTGCGCTCACGCTTCCTTGATGccag ACGTAAGAGGCGTAACTTCAACAAGCAAGCTACTGAGGTGCTGAACGAATATTTCTACTCCCACTTATCTAACCCTTACCCTAGTGAGGAAGCTAAGGAGGAACTGGCTAAAAAGTGTGGGATCACTGTGTCTCAG GTCTCTAATTGGTTTGGCAACAAGAGAATACGCTACAAGAAGAACATTGGTAAGTTCCAGGAGGAAGCAAACCTCTACGCAGTTAAAACAGCGGTGGATGCTGCCAATGTGTCGGCGCAGGCTAGCCAGGCCAACTCTCCGGCAACGCCCAACTCAG GAGGATACCCTGCACCGTGCTACACACCTGACGGGCGGCTATGA
- the pbx4 gene encoding pre-B-cell leukemia transcription factor 4 isoform X4: protein MDDQTRMMTGLTGLGGLPQGDVGDPDSVRKQQSLGQPQQDIGDILQQIMAITDESLDEAQARKHALNCHRMKPALFSVLCEIKEKTVLSIRGVQEEDPPDPQIMRLDNMLLAEGVSGPEKGGGSAAAAAAAAAAGGSPTDSSIEHSDYRAKLAQIRQIYHSELEKYEQACSEFTNHVMNLLREQSRTRPISPKEIERMVAIIHRKFSSIQMQLKQSTCEAVMILRSRFLDARRKRRNFNKQATEVLNEYFYSHLSNPYPSEEAKEELAKKCGITVSQVSNWFGNKRIRYKKNIGKFQEEANLYAVKTAVDAANVSAQASQANSPATPNSGGYPAPCYTPDGRL, encoded by the exons atGGATGATCAGACCAGGATGATGACGGGTCTCACCGGACTAGGTGGACTGCCACAAGGCGATGTTGGTGACCCAGACTCGGTCAGGAAACAGCAGTCTCTCGGGCAGCCTCAGCAAGACATAGGGGATATCTTACAACAAATAATGGCCATCACCGACGAAAGCCTGGACGAAGCACAGGCCAG GAAGCATGCCCTGAACTGTCACAGAATGAAGCCAGCCCTCTTCAGCGTTCTCTGTGAGATCAAAGAGAAGACGG TGCTGAGTATACGAGGTGTGCAGGAGGAAGACCCCCCAGATCCCCAAATCATGCGGTTGGACAACATGTTGCTTGCTGAGGGTGTGTCAGGACCAGAAAAAGGTGGAGGAtcggctgcagcagctgcagccgcAGCAGCAGCTGGGGGCTCGCCCACCGACAGCAGCATTGAACACTCTGACTACAGAGCCAAGCTTGCTCAAATTCGCCAGATATATCATTCTGAGCTGGAGAAGTATGAGCAG GCCTGCAGTGAGTTCACCAACCATGTAATGAACCTGCTGAGAGAGCAGTCTCGCACACGGCCCATCTCTCCCAAGGAGATTGAGCGCATGGTGGCCATCATCCACCGCAAGTTCAGCTCCATTCAGATGCAGCTCAAACAGAGCACCTGCGAGGCAGTCATGATCCTGCGCTCACGCTTCCTTGATGccag ACGTAAGAGGCGTAACTTCAACAAGCAAGCTACTGAGGTGCTGAACGAATATTTCTACTCCCACTTATCTAACCCTTACCCTAGTGAGGAAGCTAAGGAGGAACTGGCTAAAAAGTGTGGGATCACTGTGTCTCAG GTCTCTAATTGGTTTGGCAACAAGAGAATACGCTACAAGAAGAACATTGGTAAGTTCCAGGAGGAAGCAAACCTCTACGCAGTTAAAACAGCGGTGGATGCTGCCAATGTGTCGGCGCAGGCTAGCCAGGCCAACTCTCCGGCAACGCCCAACTCAG GAGGATACCCTGCACCGTGCTACACACCTGACGGGCGGCTATGA
- the LOC137100501 gene encoding kinetochore-associated protein DSN1 homolog, producing the protein MAEKHLVYGQDGGGFVAVADNQDEGNSEKQMSKRCASSIPSTAPPNKSPRTNSQSPTTHTPHAEEEQSETDAKRQAENTEGPSRTSGSPSGRRKSWRRATITRRSLPALPNPYQVLCRSISTSLSQHERLEKLMDSSVKVAIERTQNSLHSVPNASLESFQTQVKRMQREWSCLGKSIHSEPQGRQFSINAASNLVWQTAMEKVHKAMNRLQTESESWEALLNKHRSKAEELERKVEQCQHTGMTLDSTSLAQSSQCLFIQSKPDYQKLLRRQQPMLHTVEMIMDTQCKMIRELLSIREQSQLLVKETSGRLAAEAGFQDLSPDLIRNFMRAPLSSATKYS; encoded by the exons atggcgGAAAAACATTTGGTGTACGGACAAGACGG AGGCGGATTTGTCGCTGTTGCTGATAACCAAGATGAG GGGAACTCCGAGAAACAAATGTCGAAAAGATGTGCTTCATCAATCCCCAGCACAGCTCCCCCAAACAAATCCCCCCGTACCAACAGTCAGTCGCCAACCACACACACGCCACATGCCGAAGAAGAACAATCAGAGACGGATGCAAAAAGGCAGGCGGAAAACACCGAGGGACCTTCACGTACATCTGGAAGCCCCAGTGGACGCAGGAAATCCTGGAGAAGAGCCACCATAACCCGACGCTCTCTCCCCGCCCTTCCCAATCCATATCAAG ttttgtGCAGGAGCATAAGTACATCGTTGTCTCAACATGAGAGGCTTGAGAAATTGATGGACTCTTCAGTGAAG GTGGCAATAGAAAGAACTCAGAATTCACTCCACTCTGTGCCGAATGCCTCACTGGAGTCTTTTCAAACACAAG TTAAACGCATGCAGAGAGAGTGGAGTTGTCTAGGTAAAAGCATACACAGTGAACCACAGGGTCGACAGTTCTCTATCAACGCAGCCAG TAATCTTGTGTGGCAGACAGCTATGGAAAAAGTTCACAAAGCCATGAACAG GCTTCAGACTGAGAGTGAATCTTGGGAGGCACTGTTGAACAAACATCGGAGTAAAGCAGAGGAATTGGAAAG gaaAGTGGAACAGTGCCAACACACTGGTATGACATTAGACTCAACATCCCTGGCCCAGTCCTCACAGTGCCTTTTCATACAGAGTAAACCTGACTACCAAAAGCTTCTCCGTAGACAACAGCCTATGCTTCACACTGTGGAAATGATT ATGGACACTCAGTGTAAGATGATTAGAGAGCTTCTGTCCATCAGAGAGCAATCCCAGTTACTGGTGAAAGAGACCAGTGGTCGACTTG cGGCCGAGGCAGGATTCCAGGATCTTTCACCTGATCTCATCAGGAACTTCATGAGGGCACCATTATCCTCTGCAACTAAATATTCATAG